The Longimicrobium terrae genome has a segment encoding these proteins:
- a CDS encoding DUF5916 domain-containing protein codes for MSAWRLPAACIAAALACAPAAWAQEPQPAHSAAPTPQMQAVRGEEPINIDGRLNEGVWTTAQPATDFRQQVPREGQPASERTEVRLAFDDQALYIGARMYDSTGAAGVRTRLGRRDQSLEGDYLQLIFDTYHDHNGRTVLQVNPSGVKYDAGQASPYADPSWDPVYTVATRVDSAGWTAEFRIPFSQLRYPAGTDQTWGMQVWRFIERKNERDMWSFWGQNEAGGPNRFGHVSGLRAPRHRRSVELLPYVLARGSFVQPLQPGSPFEDRRSGDVRVGGDVKALLTSTLTLDATINPDFGQVEVDPAVVNLSQFEVFFSEKRPFFVEGSGLFDFGEFSCQFCSNVSTIQPFYSRRIGRTPQGFVTQSATFTRSPESSNILGAAKVTGRLPGGLQVGVLDAVTRRERALAISPEGDRFTEEVEPATNYFVGRLRKNMRGGNVTIGALGTSVIRGFDSEPLRGFLPSRAEAVGMDWNVYWKNRTYGWIGNLVVSEAGGDSAAILRLQNSPARYFQRPDRDPGANGVFSDRLDTGARSLRGIGGYTRVAKDAGTWRYEAALDFRSPGYETNDLGYLPQADYVWGNANLLRVWNRPTKLYRDMAVIVGSQQQVNFDSDLTGRDFHAYVGGQLANWWDVSAFSIVNTQASDDRLTRGGPVVRTPASLLMALNVSTDARRMVVLGSSPRYSTDEDGGWNWSADLSMRVKPASNVQFSLGPAYSASYTTQQYVDDFADPTADHFFGQRTVFSDLHQRTLSMNTRLNWTFSPTLTLELFAQPFIATGEFDRFKEFTATRTLDKREFDAQQISPIVQDGRRVGYSLDPDRTEATPNFAFANPDFNFRSLRGNAVVRWEYRPGSTLFFVWQQQRSGAQAYGDFELSRDANAIFRQRPDNVFVIKASYWIGR; via the coding sequence ATGTCTGCATGGCGCCTGCCCGCCGCCTGTATTGCCGCCGCCCTCGCGTGCGCGCCCGCCGCATGGGCGCAGGAGCCGCAGCCGGCGCACTCCGCCGCGCCCACGCCGCAGATGCAGGCTGTGCGCGGCGAGGAGCCCATCAACATCGACGGACGGCTGAACGAGGGCGTGTGGACCACCGCGCAGCCCGCCACGGACTTCCGGCAGCAGGTGCCCAGAGAGGGCCAGCCCGCGTCGGAACGCACCGAAGTCCGCCTGGCCTTCGACGACCAGGCGCTGTACATCGGCGCGCGGATGTACGATTCCACGGGGGCCGCCGGGGTGCGTACGCGTCTGGGCCGCCGCGACCAATCGCTGGAAGGCGACTACCTGCAGCTGATCTTTGACACCTACCACGACCACAACGGGCGCACGGTGCTGCAGGTGAACCCGTCGGGGGTCAAGTACGACGCCGGACAGGCCTCGCCGTACGCCGACCCGTCGTGGGACCCCGTCTACACCGTGGCCACGCGGGTGGACTCCGCGGGGTGGACGGCCGAGTTCCGCATTCCGTTCAGCCAGTTGCGCTACCCCGCGGGGACGGACCAGACGTGGGGCATGCAGGTGTGGCGCTTCATCGAGCGTAAGAACGAGCGGGACATGTGGTCGTTCTGGGGGCAGAACGAGGCGGGCGGGCCCAACCGGTTCGGGCACGTGTCGGGGCTGCGGGCGCCGCGCCACCGCCGCAGCGTGGAACTGCTGCCGTACGTGCTGGCGCGCGGCTCGTTCGTGCAGCCGCTGCAGCCGGGAAGCCCGTTCGAGGACCGCCGCTCCGGCGACGTGCGCGTGGGCGGCGACGTAAAGGCGCTGCTCACCAGCACGCTTACGCTGGACGCCACCATCAACCCCGACTTCGGGCAGGTGGAGGTGGACCCCGCGGTGGTGAACCTGTCGCAGTTCGAGGTCTTCTTTTCCGAGAAGCGGCCCTTTTTCGTGGAAGGAAGCGGGCTGTTCGACTTCGGCGAGTTCAGCTGCCAGTTCTGCAGCAACGTCAGCACCATCCAGCCCTTCTACTCGCGCCGCATCGGGCGGACGCCGCAGGGCTTCGTGACGCAGTCGGCCACCTTCACGCGCTCGCCGGAAAGCAGCAACATCCTGGGCGCGGCCAAGGTCACCGGCCGCCTTCCCGGCGGGCTGCAGGTGGGTGTGCTGGACGCCGTGACGCGGCGCGAGCGCGCGCTGGCCATTTCCCCGGAAGGCGACCGCTTTACGGAAGAGGTGGAGCCGGCCACCAACTACTTCGTGGGCCGGCTGCGCAAGAACATGCGCGGCGGCAACGTGACCATCGGCGCGCTGGGCACGTCGGTGATCCGCGGCTTTGATTCCGAGCCCCTGCGCGGGTTTCTGCCCTCGCGCGCCGAGGCGGTGGGGATGGACTGGAATGTCTACTGGAAGAACCGCACGTACGGCTGGATCGGCAACCTGGTCGTGTCGGAGGCCGGCGGCGACTCGGCGGCCATCCTGCGGCTGCAGAACTCGCCCGCGCGCTACTTTCAGCGGCCGGACCGCGACCCGGGGGCCAACGGCGTGTTTTCTGACCGGCTGGACACCGGCGCCCGCTCGCTGCGCGGTATTGGCGGATACACACGGGTGGCCAAGGACGCCGGGACGTGGCGGTACGAGGCGGCGCTGGACTTCCGCAGCCCGGGGTACGAGACGAACGACCTGGGATACCTGCCGCAGGCGGATTACGTGTGGGGCAACGCCAACCTGCTGCGGGTGTGGAACCGGCCCACGAAACTGTACCGCGACATGGCGGTGATCGTGGGGAGCCAGCAGCAGGTGAACTTCGACAGCGACCTGACCGGGCGCGACTTTCACGCGTACGTGGGCGGCCAGCTGGCCAACTGGTGGGACGTGAGCGCGTTCAGCATCGTCAACACGCAGGCCAGCGACGACCGGCTTACACGCGGCGGCCCCGTGGTGCGCACTCCCGCGAGCCTGCTGATGGCGCTGAACGTGAGCACCGATGCGCGCCGCATGGTGGTGCTGGGCTCGAGCCCGCGGTACAGCACCGACGAGGACGGCGGATGGAACTGGAGCGCGGACCTCAGCATGCGCGTAAAACCCGCCAGCAACGTGCAGTTTTCTCTGGGCCCTGCGTATTCGGCCTCGTACACGACGCAGCAGTACGTGGATGACTTCGCCGACCCCACGGCGGACCACTTCTTTGGCCAGCGCACGGTGTTTTCGGACCTGCACCAGCGCACGCTGTCCATGAACACGCGGCTGAACTGGACGTTCTCGCCCACGCTGACGCTGGAGCTGTTCGCGCAGCCGTTCATCGCCACCGGCGAGTTTGACCGCTTCAAGGAGTTCACCGCCACGCGCACGCTGGACAAGCGGGAGTTCGACGCGCAGCAGATTTCGCCCATCGTGCAGGACGGGCGCCGGGTGGGCTACTCGCTGGACCCGGACCGCACCGAGGCCACGCCGAACTTTGCGTTCGCCAACCCGGACTTCAACTTCCGCAGCCTGCGCGGCAACGCCGTGGTGCGGTGGGAGTACCGCCCGGGCTCCACGCTGTTCTTTGTGTGGCAGCAGCAGCGGTCGGGTGCGCAGGCGTACGGCGACTTCGAGCTTTCGCGCGACGCGAACGCCATCTTTCGCCAGCGCCCGGACAACGTGTTCGTCATCAAGGCCAGCTACTGGATCGGCCGCTGA